The Sulfitobacter donghicola DSW-25 = KCTC 12864 = JCM 14565 genome has a segment encoding these proteins:
- a CDS encoding DedA family protein, with protein sequence MEAFLTLISQYGTLVYLLLFAYCALKSGSLPLFGGYAAHTGALDVTLVALATLAGGYLGDELRFAVARKYGTGFLAPRPRLSALMLKAEAMLDVYGPAYIFIYRYPKGMRTIGALPVGLTQMKWPVFTVLNASSALLWTALLVGAGYYFGAAIERAVAEGWGALSIFLLFVFLSLTLFGWWRLQRSEP encoded by the coding sequence TTGGAAGCCTTCCTCACCCTGATCTCACAATATGGCACATTGGTTTACCTGCTCTTGTTTGCCTATTGTGCCTTAAAGAGTGGCTCTCTGCCATTGTTTGGCGGTTACGCTGCGCACACGGGGGCTTTAGATGTCACACTGGTCGCTTTGGCAACTCTTGCAGGCGGATATCTGGGGGATGAATTGCGTTTTGCGGTCGCGCGCAAGTATGGCACAGGTTTCTTGGCACCACGCCCACGGTTGTCAGCGTTGATGCTCAAAGCCGAAGCGATGCTGGACGTTTACGGGCCCGCTTACATCTTCATCTACCGCTACCCCAAGGGGATGCGCACTATCGGTGCATTGCCGGTAGGTCTCACACAAATGAAATGGCCTGTGTTCACGGTGTTGAATGCATCCTCTGCGCTGCTGTGGACGGCGCTTCTGGTGGGCGCTGGATACTACTTTGGTGCTGCAATCGAGCGCGCCGTAGCTGAGGGATGGGGCGCACTGAGCATATTTCTGCTTTTCGTCTTTCTAAGCCTTACACTCTTCGGATGGTGGCGTTTGCAGCGTTCAGAGCCCTGA
- a CDS encoding methyltransferase family protein — protein MTILSNTEVLAISVGGIAGCYLLVAFGWSIAFPERRIWPPKQATTGIKLRVWLATISIFAATFVLGIADWNSFGWPAPVRWGIGLALIIIGNVVVSIGVRKIGFGATSGEVAELKTDGLYRYSRNPQYVADMAILIGWAMLSASGWAAGVAAFGILVLAAAPFAEEPWLEDIYGANYRAYKTRVRRYL, from the coding sequence ATGACCATACTCAGTAACACCGAAGTCCTTGCCATATCGGTCGGCGGGATTGCCGGTTGCTATCTTCTTGTCGCATTTGGGTGGTCCATCGCATTCCCCGAACGTCGTATCTGGCCCCCAAAGCAGGCCACAACAGGCATCAAGCTTCGGGTCTGGCTTGCCACGATCTCGATATTTGCAGCGACCTTTGTGCTGGGCATTGCGGACTGGAACAGTTTTGGTTGGCCAGCACCTGTCCGGTGGGGCATTGGTCTTGCGCTAATTATCATCGGAAATGTTGTTGTCTCGATTGGAGTCCGCAAAATCGGATTCGGAGCAACCAGCGGCGAAGTCGCCGAGTTGAAGACGGACGGTCTCTATCGCTACTCCCGCAACCCGCAATACGTCGCTGACATGGCCATTCTTATCGGGTGGGCAATGCTGTCTGCATCTGGATGGGCGGCAGGCGTAGCAGCGTTCGGCATCTTGGTCCTTGCCGCCGCACCATTTGCTGAAGAGCCTTGGTTGGAAGACATCTACGGGGCAAACTACAGGGCATATAAAACCAGGGTGCGGCGATACTTATAA
- a CDS encoding cation transporter yields the protein MTEPISKMDVACGCSGNPKFDGVDPAYKRVLWVVIFINAAMFFVEMSAGKLAGSQALQADALDFLGDALTYGLSLAVIGMSLKVRSTAALVKGLSLLLMGLWVFGSTVYQIFILGVPSAQIMGLIGLLALAANLASVLLLMRYKDGDANVRSVWLCSRNDAIGNVAVMIASVAVLVTASAWPDLIVAIIMAGLFLRSAQLILVQAWQELRSGEDTGALDNHGHDHTQ from the coding sequence ATGACTGAACCAATAAGTAAAATGGACGTTGCTTGCGGGTGCTCTGGCAATCCGAAGTTTGATGGCGTTGACCCTGCCTATAAGCGGGTTTTGTGGGTCGTTATTTTCATCAACGCCGCCATGTTCTTTGTGGAAATGTCCGCAGGCAAACTTGCTGGCTCCCAGGCCCTGCAAGCAGACGCACTCGACTTTCTCGGAGATGCCTTAACCTACGGCCTCAGCCTTGCGGTTATTGGGATGAGCCTCAAGGTCCGCTCAACCGCCGCACTGGTCAAAGGGCTCAGCCTTCTGTTGATGGGCCTCTGGGTCTTCGGCTCCACAGTGTATCAGATCTTCATTCTGGGTGTTCCCAGCGCACAGATCATGGGGTTGATCGGTCTGCTCGCACTCGCCGCGAACTTGGCCAGTGTCCTGCTTTTGATGCGCTACAAAGATGGCGATGCAAACGTGCGCTCGGTCTGGCTATGTTCGCGCAATGATGCCATCGGCAATGTCGCGGTCATGATCGCAAGCGTCGCAGTGCTTGTGACCGCCTCCGCATGGCCCGACCTCATTGTCGCAATCATCATGGCGGGCCTGTTCCTGAGGTCGGCTCAGCTCATTTTGGTTCAAGCATGGCAGGAACTCCGTTCAGGCGAAGACACGGGGGCGCTGGACAACCATGGACATGACCATACTCAGTAA
- a CDS encoding methyltransferase family protein, with protein sequence MNIPPLAQLALCIVIAGLLAAFIPIALFEASPWLVVATALAGVLFLLPAVLSFIRHKTTVNPQSPDMATTLVTNGIYSVTRNPMYVGMLIVLMAFVLWLGAVSAVSAVLAFYLMIDRGQIRGEEAALTQTFGKHFEDYAARVPRWLFISITRGTTHD encoded by the coding sequence ATGAATATACCCCCACTCGCACAACTGGCCCTTTGCATCGTGATCGCGGGTTTGCTTGCTGCTTTCATTCCGATTGCACTTTTCGAGGCATCTCCGTGGCTGGTTGTCGCTACTGCATTGGCGGGGGTGCTATTTCTGCTACCCGCAGTTCTGAGCTTTATCCGCCATAAGACTACCGTGAACCCTCAGTCGCCCGATATGGCAACAACACTGGTGACCAACGGTATCTACAGCGTAACGCGCAACCCGATGTATGTTGGTATGCTGATCGTCTTGATGGCCTTTGTCCTGTGGCTTGGCGCGGTCAGTGCAGTCTCGGCAGTGCTCGCATTCTACCTGATGATTGATCGAGGCCAGATCAGGGGTGAGGAAGCCGCCCTTACCCAGACATTCGGAAAACACTTTGAGGACTATGCCGCGCGTGTCCCACGCTGGCTTTTCATTTCCATAACACGAGGAACAACACATGACTGA
- a CDS encoding MerR family transcriptional regulator: MFSIGQLSKRTGVKIPTIRYYEQMGLIDEPERSEGNQRRYTKAGLSRLSFIRHSRDLGFSVEDIRGLLELSQHPEKPCSDAHSIAAQHLRDVQGRIAKLRRLERELKRITKCDAGNVAACAVIETLADHGLCETEH, translated from the coding sequence ATGTTCTCAATCGGCCAGCTTTCCAAGCGCACGGGGGTCAAAATTCCGACTATCCGATACTACGAACAAATGGGTTTGATTGATGAGCCTGAGCGTTCAGAAGGTAACCAGCGCCGATATACAAAAGCAGGTCTGAGCCGCTTGTCCTTTATCCGTCACTCTCGTGATCTGGGGTTTTCGGTCGAGGACATCAGAGGGCTTTTGGAACTGAGCCAACACCCCGAAAAACCATGCAGTGACGCGCACAGTATTGCAGCCCAACACCTTCGAGATGTTCAGGGCAGGATTGCGAAGCTGCGACGATTGGAACGTGAATTAAAACGCATCACAAAATGTGACGCTGGCAATGTAGCCGCCTGCGCGGTCATCGAAACACTTGCTGACCATGGGCTGTGCGAAACGGAACACTGA
- a CDS encoding phospholipase D-like domain-containing protein produces MSFLIPVVWYRARVVIERRWGWSPVEEEILLVLRENPGTSASVAKELGIAHQVVEAAVSRLMRFGLIEVRIAPVPALAISEAARAHLVAGRSLPERAQRREMIVSLVFDKLGGSVFRKRDVVFKTPKHRRKGTKIVDFPGDDEIETDASMESRVRHLVSSDLRAGEVFAMVQANRSIIEKRFIEIDFDRAKDGVLPEGASEALRVSLRDHFQSGKLPVAQPAQPSRPVCLDTPIETKLSPEQIIFGGNDHLTCLEAVVDAARSDIFVLSTFVAAQDDPKAHLRQERVWSAFERAVRRGVRVHLFFGSSLDEDGKHMRAMAELQGRLRTAGASVAAHLAPVHSHAKILMADDGAGGARALLGSCNWLQSPFRAHELSVELQDGPAVAGCLELLGAITAGVPTARESRDSMQAMRAELLLKRACLIEMPRKAEEIEVTLRILAATDHLPLLRRAAHDSLERFVVMTHRMGSSMVQNIFDPAQVASERIASVQALYSVPSGQVKKRDIRAAVEQSNQGIDIRKVQSRDSMLHGKALLWDRDDIVVTSFNWGSQTASEDKPLDEIGIHLHGHGIADVLQAVIDARLYGKEGP; encoded by the coding sequence ATGAGCTTCTTGATTCCGGTGGTATGGTATCGTGCACGCGTAGTCATCGAGCGGCGATGGGGTTGGAGCCCGGTGGAGGAGGAGATTCTCCTCGTTCTAAGAGAGAATCCTGGAACAAGCGCATCTGTGGCGAAAGAACTTGGCATTGCGCATCAAGTTGTAGAGGCGGCGGTAAGCCGGCTTATGCGCTTTGGGTTAATCGAAGTTCGCATTGCGCCTGTGCCGGCCCTTGCGATCTCCGAAGCTGCTCGTGCCCATTTGGTTGCTGGTCGATCACTGCCAGAGCGCGCTCAGCGGCGTGAGATGATTGTCAGCCTCGTCTTCGACAAATTGGGTGGCTCGGTGTTCCGCAAACGCGATGTAGTCTTTAAAACACCGAAGCATCGCCGAAAGGGTACAAAGATCGTCGACTTCCCAGGAGACGACGAGATTGAAACAGATGCGTCAATGGAGAGCCGTGTCCGCCATCTTGTAAGCTCGGACTTACGAGCAGGTGAGGTATTTGCCATGGTTCAAGCCAACCGCTCAATTATCGAAAAACGGTTTATTGAGATTGACTTTGACCGAGCAAAAGATGGTGTCCTGCCTGAAGGGGCAAGTGAGGCATTACGCGTTTCACTGCGCGATCATTTTCAATCTGGTAAACTTCCGGTAGCGCAGCCTGCTCAGCCATCACGGCCGGTGTGCCTTGACACGCCAATTGAAACCAAATTATCGCCGGAACAGATTATTTTTGGAGGTAACGATCACCTCACTTGCTTGGAAGCGGTCGTGGACGCCGCGCGGAGCGACATTTTTGTACTCTCGACTTTCGTGGCCGCGCAGGACGATCCAAAAGCCCATTTGAGGCAAGAACGCGTTTGGTCGGCATTTGAACGTGCCGTTCGCCGCGGGGTACGAGTCCATCTATTCTTCGGCTCTTCGCTGGACGAAGACGGTAAGCATATGCGGGCGATGGCCGAGCTCCAAGGCCGGTTGCGTACCGCTGGTGCGTCTGTTGCTGCCCATCTTGCCCCAGTACATAGTCACGCGAAGATTCTGATGGCCGATGACGGGGCAGGTGGTGCCCGTGCGCTGCTGGGATCATGCAACTGGCTGCAATCACCGTTTCGCGCTCACGAACTATCAGTTGAGTTGCAAGATGGGCCCGCCGTCGCGGGCTGCCTCGAGTTATTGGGAGCCATCACCGCAGGGGTTCCAACGGCGCGTGAATCTCGGGACTCGATGCAGGCTATGCGGGCTGAGTTACTATTAAAGCGCGCTTGTCTCATAGAGATGCCGCGTAAGGCTGAGGAAATCGAGGTAACGCTTCGAATACTGGCCGCGACAGACCATTTGCCTTTGCTGCGGCGCGCTGCGCATGATTCTCTCGAACGCTTCGTAGTGATGACCCACAGGATGGGGTCGTCAATGGTTCAAAATATTTTTGATCCAGCTCAGGTGGCGTCAGAGCGTATCGCAAGCGTTCAGGCACTTTATTCGGTGCCTTCTGGCCAAGTTAAAAAGCGCGACATCCGCGCCGCAGTTGAACAGAGCAATCAAGGTATCGACATCCGGAAAGTGCAGAGCCGAGATTCTATGCTGCACGGGAAGGCTCTCCTATGGGACCGTGACGACATTGTCGTCACAAGTTTCAATTGGGGTTCTCAGACTGCCTCCGAAGATAAGCCGCTCGACGAGATAGGTATCCATCTCCATGGGCATGGAATTGCGGATGTACTACAGGCAGTAATTGATGCCCGTTTATATGGTAAAGAAGGCCCATAA
- a CDS encoding DEAD/DEAH box helicase: MRQKQRIGNAKTPLDDRFEMEGGRSSERYLRTSSHWVVTDRDDGETYILWLIKKTGAAVDQDIARFLNDTVRRVRGVLARKAVHEILLDVIDVIEDDHEIGIRLIGADGSLDALSARSRRKIEESARTVSGRVAIWYQIARLARGVGYLHGADIVHGGIAESTVFTSCLEPLELKLGGYEGCVHLGSVGSGGAALLSPGSVVSYGQDWRDLGKVAAGLLLQNDTESAVLLPAEQRLLDRLRVPPQFVHVEGEALATEIEALCSELELVGSSGRHELIVLPGRDLLRRDVPVLTQGLIPATDREALLSFVQDDLTGDTPIAWRDSYRGDGMISVFTQRAVYSVRPMTNDDRFGRIVSCRMRGAGDGALNALPITARMHVSQNINHAQDRAARTGGGAIAWASVGKDPAVQASDRDLVEWHALVLIEVATLLEGRLHHYPVEIVDTPETGLVRVAARTDAERDHWRAKFGRNEAAADLQREMLRDDGSVEWTLTASGALTLGPSAPKLSLEDVVDADGRRLYVFRHEGRIPIEGHVLLRPRPDKGTETQVRRRLNHIVNSRDNFDLLRAIGDPRSVGLDPAIRAMAPPGAAPTELDPSKSSAWDIICHGHALNLVVGPPGVGKSFLISRLIGSILKDRPTARILIAAQNHEALAEMERTLRKHFTELGNDAIVVRMERPEKNSGETRLKARARSLLDTFVLSQTSPLSRVRRKAIERLLRVQESDEAVDSEGEAILRDTEHLILRSADVTLATANSSVLEEMAAQSQQFDWVIVEEAARASGPELIGPLSLGSRRVLIGDHRQLAPFDAERKARLYSAGAAEALLEDAVDIIAAVSDLPEAVGASLAALADNSSLRLDVLGAALRLEQPFREIAETAEEASNNVRSGPVSMLTEQSRMHPTICELVSETFYGGRLTTAERIVNRACPIIPSTGALAAPLVIFDLPSLSRSRIEAFETFEGTSPANRAETTAVLEALDILGPASGEMPTLAILSPYTAQCNLLRSLVATRTDQHTGLLGGFASPKGDGLFVHTIDSFQGGEADVVIVSTVRNNQKVGRHALGILGDRRRMNVLLSRARHKLVLVTSTGFLWNAIQWSENEQESGSDLGFLGGMLRRIDRMAEPKVPDVLPQASIVVCGEDGRII, translated from the coding sequence GTGCGTCAAAAACAGCGAATTGGGAACGCAAAGACCCCACTCGACGATCGGTTCGAAATGGAGGGCGGACGCAGTAGCGAACGCTATTTGCGGACTTCGAGCCATTGGGTGGTTACCGATCGGGATGACGGTGAAACCTATATACTATGGCTGATCAAAAAGACTGGTGCGGCGGTCGATCAAGATATTGCGCGCTTTCTGAATGATACGGTGCGGCGCGTACGCGGGGTTCTGGCTCGCAAGGCGGTGCATGAAATTTTGCTGGATGTGATAGATGTTATTGAAGACGATCACGAGATCGGAATTCGTTTAATAGGCGCTGACGGATCGCTTGACGCTTTGTCTGCTCGAAGTCGCCGCAAAATCGAGGAGAGCGCACGAACGGTTTCTGGACGTGTCGCTATTTGGTATCAAATAGCACGACTTGCGCGGGGTGTGGGTTATCTCCACGGGGCAGACATCGTTCACGGCGGCATAGCAGAAAGCACGGTTTTCACATCTTGCCTTGAACCTCTAGAACTGAAGCTCGGTGGCTACGAGGGCTGCGTTCATCTCGGTTCCGTTGGTAGCGGTGGTGCGGCCTTACTGAGCCCCGGTTCTGTTGTTTCTTACGGTCAAGACTGGCGGGACCTTGGAAAAGTTGCTGCGGGTCTGCTCTTACAAAATGATACAGAAAGCGCAGTGCTTCTGCCAGCAGAGCAGCGCTTGCTTGACCGCCTTCGTGTGCCACCTCAGTTCGTGCATGTCGAAGGCGAGGCCTTGGCAACAGAGATTGAGGCTTTGTGCTCAGAACTTGAGTTGGTGGGGTCAAGTGGACGGCACGAATTGATCGTTCTGCCGGGGCGTGATCTTTTGCGGCGTGACGTACCTGTGCTGACGCAAGGGTTAATTCCAGCGACTGATAGGGAAGCGCTACTCTCTTTTGTTCAAGACGATTTGACGGGGGATACCCCAATCGCTTGGCGCGACTCTTACCGCGGCGATGGGATGATATCAGTGTTCACCCAACGCGCCGTTTATAGTGTACGCCCGATGACGAACGATGATCGTTTTGGCCGGATTGTAAGCTGTCGGATGCGGGGTGCAGGCGATGGTGCACTGAATGCGTTGCCGATTACTGCTCGAATGCACGTCTCGCAAAACATTAACCATGCACAGGATCGAGCTGCGCGGACTGGGGGAGGAGCCATCGCGTGGGCTTCCGTCGGGAAAGATCCTGCAGTACAGGCGAGTGATCGCGATCTCGTCGAATGGCATGCGCTGGTCTTGATTGAGGTTGCAACCCTCCTTGAGGGACGACTGCACCATTATCCTGTCGAAATTGTCGATACTCCTGAAACCGGCCTCGTTCGTGTCGCGGCGCGAACTGACGCGGAGCGGGATCATTGGCGTGCAAAGTTCGGACGCAATGAGGCGGCCGCTGACCTTCAACGCGAGATGCTGCGCGATGACGGTTCGGTGGAGTGGACGCTCACAGCGTCTGGTGCGCTGACGCTGGGGCCTTCTGCACCAAAACTCTCGCTTGAAGATGTCGTCGATGCAGATGGACGAAGGCTTTATGTTTTCCGACATGAAGGAAGAATACCAATTGAGGGGCACGTTCTGCTACGTCCACGTCCGGACAAAGGGACTGAAACGCAGGTCCGCCGCCGTCTTAACCACATAGTCAATTCCCGCGATAACTTTGATCTACTTCGTGCTATTGGCGACCCACGCAGTGTCGGTTTGGACCCTGCAATCCGTGCTATGGCCCCTCCGGGTGCCGCACCCACCGAATTGGATCCGTCAAAATCATCAGCGTGGGATATAATCTGTCACGGGCATGCCCTCAATCTCGTTGTTGGTCCTCCGGGTGTGGGAAAGTCTTTCCTTATATCGAGGCTTATCGGCAGTATTTTGAAAGATCGACCAACCGCTCGTATCCTTATTGCCGCACAGAACCATGAGGCGCTTGCGGAAATGGAGCGCACACTACGAAAGCATTTTACTGAGCTGGGGAATGACGCAATCGTCGTCCGCATGGAACGCCCTGAAAAGAACTCGGGGGAAACTCGCTTAAAAGCACGTGCGCGGTCCCTTCTGGATACCTTCGTTTTAAGTCAGACAAGCCCACTCTCCCGTGTCCGACGTAAAGCTATTGAGCGGCTCCTTCGAGTACAAGAATCCGATGAAGCTGTTGACTCTGAAGGTGAGGCTATTCTGCGGGACACGGAACATCTAATTCTGCGCAGCGCTGACGTAACTTTAGCGACAGCGAACTCGTCTGTGCTCGAGGAGATGGCTGCGCAGAGTCAGCAATTCGATTGGGTGATCGTGGAGGAAGCCGCAAGGGCCAGTGGTCCGGAGCTTATCGGGCCATTGTCTTTGGGTAGCCGGCGCGTATTGATTGGAGATCATCGCCAACTGGCTCCGTTCGATGCCGAACGTAAGGCACGGCTTTATTCTGCGGGCGCCGCCGAGGCGTTACTTGAGGACGCGGTAGATATTATCGCTGCGGTATCGGATCTGCCCGAGGCGGTCGGTGCTTCGCTTGCTGCGTTGGCAGACAACAGCAGTCTTCGCCTGGACGTACTCGGAGCGGCTCTTCGGCTTGAGCAACCGTTTAGAGAAATCGCAGAAACAGCGGAAGAGGCTTCAAACAATGTGCGTAGCGGGCCAGTCTCAATGCTCACTGAACAAAGCCGGATGCACCCGACTATTTGCGAATTGGTTTCTGAGACTTTCTATGGTGGACGACTGACGACGGCAGAGCGCATTGTTAATCGTGCCTGTCCGATAATTCCAAGCACTGGGGCGCTTGCTGCCCCGTTGGTAATATTTGACTTACCTTCGCTCAGCCGATCGCGCATTGAGGCTTTTGAGACGTTCGAAGGCACTTCACCAGCAAATAGGGCAGAGACTACTGCTGTACTTGAGGCACTTGATATATTGGGCCCAGCCTCAGGAGAAATGCCGACTCTTGCGATTCTATCGCCCTATACAGCGCAGTGCAATCTCCTGAGGTCTCTTGTAGCGACCCGCACAGACCAACACACTGGATTGCTGGGTGGCTTCGCCAGCCCGAAAGGCGACGGATTGTTTGTTCACACAATTGACAGCTTTCAGGGCGGCGAGGCCGACGTTGTGATTGTGAGCACTGTGCGGAATAATCAAAAGGTCGGACGCCACGCGCTTGGCATTCTTGGAGACCGCCGGCGAATGAATGTGCTTCTGAGCCGCGCACGACACAAGCTTGTTCTCGTCACCTCGACAGGATTTCTGTGGAATGCGATCCAATGGTCAGAGAATGAGCAAGAGTCCGGTAGCGATCTCGGATTTCTGGGGGGGATGCTGCGGCGGATTGACAGGATGGCAGAGCCCAAAGTTCCAGATGTCTTACCGCAAGCTTCGATTGTCGTTTGCGGCGAAGATGGAAGGATAATCTGA
- a CDS encoding ATP-dependent nuclease — MDQSDIEADGQIHAIAAEWGVNPDHLNDVTWELEEIEGNDGEVYGFLVRFDEGSDAEILKQIGLLNGVLTREVSLNAFDELDFDEPEIDTTIEEISGARLVDSRSTRAKRWTPLTGIHVRNFKAAKEAEIPLGNVTILVGPNGSGKSSVLQAIHWAARAASYVLPKNQKEMISFERLDYIPSSDPLKTLHNGELKTGSKSDAVEVYFKHVSDQDEKIQTTVRIRAARNKGGITAYMEGGSAVTPYKQRYQFITAYIPGLAGLSERETILAQPTLRRQASSGDAGGVLRNILYNLSTDSSDDTDPGEGQIRLKALNRLIKRVHPNSSIDVSFDEREDFHISASITDIQNGNARPLETAATGILQVVQIFAYLILFKPRLMLIDEPDAHLHPDKQERLIEALELASKELETQIILTTHSPNIVRAASLVSKLVWMRDGVVQTDDDEAIRRLLGWGGLDKSVLFFVEDEDDRPLRAILRQWPSLSAQVSVCRCFGIDNLPRDKFLEGLLVDGELKVKAAIHRDGDFMTDEEAAKWRDSFSTEGVYPWVTAGSDLEGYFCSAKYLAALYKVSEADAEEWRREAAATIGKARDHFLEKRKKIVYALWPDGGSPDAVGLWDAAGGKSPTTVKGKKLHKALKQIVKTAGENDRLLDEFAIPEGFVVAEDLKIIIESALTVD, encoded by the coding sequence GTGGATCAATCTGACATCGAGGCTGACGGCCAAATTCACGCTATTGCAGCTGAATGGGGAGTGAATCCTGACCATTTAAATGACGTCACTTGGGAATTAGAAGAAATTGAGGGAAATGATGGGGAAGTATACGGCTTCCTTGTCAGGTTTGATGAGGGATCAGACGCTGAAATCTTGAAGCAAATCGGGCTCTTAAATGGCGTATTGACGCGGGAAGTAAGCCTGAATGCATTCGATGAACTTGATTTCGATGAACCTGAAATTGATACGACAATTGAAGAAATCTCAGGTGCTCGCCTTGTCGACTCTCGCTCGACAAGGGCGAAACGTTGGACGCCCTTAACCGGAATACACGTTCGAAATTTCAAGGCGGCCAAAGAAGCCGAAATACCGCTTGGGAATGTAACGATCTTGGTCGGGCCAAACGGAAGTGGCAAATCATCGGTGCTACAGGCGATACACTGGGCGGCCAGAGCGGCAAGCTATGTATTACCAAAAAATCAGAAGGAAATGATATCCTTTGAGAGGCTCGACTACATTCCTTCGAGTGATCCTTTGAAAACTTTACACAATGGAGAGCTTAAAACGGGATCGAAATCGGATGCTGTTGAAGTGTACTTCAAGCATGTTTCGGACCAAGACGAAAAGATTCAGACCACAGTACGAATACGTGCGGCTCGAAACAAAGGTGGGATAACCGCCTATATGGAAGGCGGAAGTGCCGTTACCCCTTACAAGCAACGGTACCAGTTTATAACTGCATATATACCAGGGTTGGCTGGTCTTTCCGAAAGGGAAACTATTCTGGCTCAACCTACGTTGCGTCGCCAGGCATCAAGTGGGGATGCCGGAGGAGTGTTGAGAAATATTCTATACAATTTGAGCACCGATAGTAGTGATGACACTGACCCCGGAGAGGGACAAATTCGGCTCAAGGCGCTTAATCGATTGATTAAGAGGGTTCATCCCAACTCTTCCATCGACGTGTCGTTTGATGAACGCGAAGATTTTCACATTTCTGCCTCCATCACGGACATTCAGAATGGAAACGCTCGTCCTTTGGAAACGGCTGCGACTGGAATTTTGCAAGTTGTTCAGATTTTTGCGTATCTAATTCTATTCAAACCGAGGCTGATGCTTATCGATGAACCAGATGCACACCTTCATCCGGACAAGCAGGAGCGGCTTATTGAGGCTTTAGAGCTTGCCTCGAAAGAGTTGGAAACTCAAATTATTCTTACAACTCACAGCCCCAACATCGTTAGAGCAGCAAGCCTTGTTTCTAAACTTGTGTGGATGAGAGACGGGGTTGTTCAAACTGATGACGATGAAGCAATTCGCCGGTTGCTCGGATGGGGTGGCTTGGATAAGTCTGTGTTGTTTTTTGTTGAAGATGAAGATGATAGACCCCTTAGAGCAATTCTTAGGCAATGGCCCAGTCTATCAGCGCAAGTATCAGTATGCCGTTGCTTCGGAATAGACAACTTACCTCGCGACAAATTTCTAGAGGGTCTACTTGTAGACGGTGAACTCAAAGTCAAAGCTGCTATTCATCGAGATGGTGATTTTATGACTGATGAAGAAGCCGCGAAATGGCGAGACAGTTTTTCAACTGAAGGTGTATATCCTTGGGTTACGGCAGGTTCTGACCTTGAGGGGTATTTTTGTTCAGCGAAATACCTGGCCGCCTTATACAAGGTGAGCGAGGCGGATGCTGAAGAATGGCGTCGCGAAGCTGCAGCTACGATTGGAAAAGCCCGAGATCACTTTCTTGAGAAACGAAAAAAGATAGTTTATGCACTTTGGCCGGATGGCGGCTCTCCAGACGCAGTTGGTCTTTGGGATGCTGCTGGTGGAAAGTCACCCACAACGGTGAAAGGAAAAAAACTGCACAAGGCACTGAAGCAAATCGTTAAAACTGCTGGTGAGAACGACAGGCTACTTGATGAGTTTGCGATTCCAGAGGGGTTCGTCGTTGCCGAAGACTTGAAGATCATCATAGAATCTGCGCTGACAGTTGACTGA